The Pseudomonas extremaustralis genome contains a region encoding:
- a CDS encoding DUF4123 domain-containing protein, whose translation MTTTCPRQWMDDQLRLGQTLCLILDSEGELVARQALLSPHDLERYSCIYSQTPISDLANAGPFIFLIDNPGDARLKPLLDEPERNWGWLASIRHGDLPALTRHWRERLIIGTRPHRALYRFHDNRVLGRALAHIPEEARPEYLGPAISVCYWQGGQWNVAHNPAPGEYPLPADPGWLNVPVSDDRAMAILHSNNYRYLWAKHHEELRRLSQRQDPSTWLTEQLSYAQQWGWTDPEQVHFLIISKLTETEPPLINNWAPREGETPQAHYERLLNEVKFWSGEGSL comes from the coding sequence ATGACAACGACCTGCCCCCGCCAATGGATGGACGACCAGCTAAGACTCGGCCAGACCCTGTGCCTGATCCTGGACTCGGAAGGCGAACTCGTCGCTCGCCAAGCCTTGTTGAGCCCCCATGACCTCGAGCGGTACAGCTGCATCTACAGCCAGACGCCGATCAGCGATTTAGCCAACGCGGGGCCGTTCATCTTCCTTATCGACAATCCTGGCGATGCACGCCTCAAACCTCTCCTCGACGAGCCCGAGCGCAATTGGGGCTGGCTGGCGAGCATCCGCCACGGCGACCTGCCAGCGCTGACCCGCCACTGGCGCGAACGCTTGATCATCGGCACGCGGCCCCACCGGGCGCTGTACCGCTTCCACGACAATCGCGTACTGGGCCGTGCCTTGGCGCATATCCCTGAAGAAGCCCGCCCCGAGTATCTGGGGCCGGCGATCAGTGTGTGTTATTGGCAGGGTGGCCAGTGGAACGTCGCCCACAATCCCGCGCCCGGTGAATACCCGCTGCCTGCCGATCCGGGCTGGCTGAACGTGCCGGTGTCGGATGATCGGGCGATGGCAATACTTCATTCCAATAACTACCGCTATCTGTGGGCAAAACACCATGAAGAACTGAGGCGACTCAGTCAGCGTCAAGACCCAAGCACTTGGCTCACCGAACAACTTTCATACGCTCAGCAATGGGGATGGACCGACCCTGAGCAGGTGCACTTTTTGATCATCAGCAAACTCACTGAAACCGAGCCGCCGCTCATCAACAACTGGGCGCCCCGTGAAGGAGAAACGCCACAGGCTCACTACGAACGCCTGCTCAATGAAGTGAAGTTCTGGTCTGGAGAAGGATCCCTATGA